The nucleotide sequence GATCGCCCGCCGTCGATCCGCAGCCTCTGGACGTCAGTTTGCCGGACAAGCGTCTCGAAGCGGTACAACCGGCCCCTCAACGGCCCCGCCTGCGGCGCCATGGAGGCGCGATGCCCTCGTAATTCACGCGTATTTCGATTGCGGCCGTCTCAAACGCTTTTTATTATCGATCCAAACAAGGCGGCCCTTCTGATGGGTCCGAGGGACATGATGGGTTCGGTTGCGTCGGTGGTGGCACTTCCGGGAGATGAGGTGTCTGGGGTCGGCGGCCTGCCGGACGACATCGATCTCCTGCGCGCGGAGCAATACGATCTCCTGGCCGCCCTGCTCGGGCGTGCGCCGGACGCATCGCTGCTCGCTGCGCTCGCCGCGCTGAAGGATGGTGACGGCGTTCTCGGCCGGCAGGTCGCGGCGCTGCGCCGCGCGGCGTCCGAGACCGGATCGGACGCGGTCGAGCGCGAGTATTTCGCACTGTTCATCGGCGTCGGTCGCGGCGAGCTTCTACCTTACGCCTCCTACTACCTCACCGGCTTCCTCAACGAGCGTCCGCTCGCACGGGTCCGCGAGGATTTCGCCGCGCTCGGCATCGAGCGGAGCGAGGCCATGTGTGAGCCGGAGGATCACCTCGCGATCCTTCTGGAGGTGATGGCCGGGCTGGCGGCGGGCCGGTTCGATGCGGAACCCGGCATGCAGGCCCGCTTCTTCGCCCGCCACATCGAACCCTGGGCCGAGCGCTTCTTCACCGATCTGGAGAACGCGAAGGCCGGGCAGTTCTACCGCGCGGTCGGGGGACTCGGCCGCGCCTTCATCGAGATCGAGGCGGAAGCCTTCGCCATGGAAGGCTGAGGGTTTCGCGGTCGTGACAATCAGGTTTGAGGCGCGTTGCCCCAGTGCAGGCATCCGCCGGAGGAGACGAGGGTGATGCGACAGGATCCGAAGACGCTCGGTCGTCGCCAGTTCTTTCGGGCGCTCGGCGGCAGCACAGTGGCCGCCGCCGCTGCCGTCGCCTCGCCGATGGGGGCGACCGAGGCGCAAGCCTACGATCCCGGCAACGACGAGACCAAGGCCCGGTACCGGGAGAGCGACCACGTGAAGGCGTTCTACCGCACCAACGGCTACGAGACCCTCAAGAAGAACACCGATCCGGCGTCGACCGGTCCGAAGTGAGGCTGCCATGCTGATCAAGCGCAAGAGCGGCGAGGCTGCTCGCACTAAGCACCAGGCCGTCGCCGCCGGGCTCGCCGCCGGCGTGCTCGACCGCCGCGCCTTCCTCCGCAAATCCGGGCTGACCGCCGGCGCGCTCGCCGCCGCCGGCACGATCCAGCTCGGTTCGGTGCGCAAGGCGCAGGCTGCCGGCTCCTCCGCCGTCGGACCGGACACCGTCATCAAGAAGAACGTCTGCACTCACTGCTCGGTGGGCTGCACGGTGACGGCCGAGGTCGTCAACGGCGTCTGGGTCGGCCAGGAGCCGTCCTGGGCGAGCCCGATCAACCGCGGCACCCACTGCGCCAAGGGCGCGGCGATCCGCGAACTGGTCTCCTCCGACCGCCGCCTCAAGTATCCGATGAAGCTCGAAGGCGGGCAGTGGAAGCGGATCTCGTGGGACCAGGCCTACCAGGAGATCGGCGACAAGCTGATCCAGATCCGCGAGAAGAACGGCGCGGATTCGGTCTACTGGCTCGGTTCGGCCAAGTTCACCAACGAGGCCTCCTACCTGATGCGCAAGTTCGCGGCCCTGTGGGGTACGAACTCGATCGACCATCAGGCGCGCATCTGCCACTCGACCACGGTGGCGGGCGTGGCCAACACCTGGGGCTACGGCGCCCAGACCAACTCGTACAACGACATTCGCAACGCCAAGACGATGATCATCCTCGGCGGCAATCCGGCCGAGGCGCACCCGATCTCCATGCAGCACCTGCTGTCCGGCAAGGAGATCAACCGCGCGAACATGATCGTCATCGATCCGCGCTTCACCCGCACCGCCGCGCACGCGACCGAATACGTGCGCATCCGCTCTGGCACCGACATCCCGGTGGTGTGGGGCATCCTCTGGCACATCTTCCAGAATGGCTGGGAGGACAAGGAGTTCATTGCCCAGCGCGTCTACGCGATGGACGACGTGCGCAAGGAAGTCGCCAAGTGGACGCCCGACGAGGTCGAGCGCGTCTCCGGCGTGCCCGGCGAGCAGCTTCGTCGCGTGGCGGAGAAGTTCGCCAAGGAGAAGCCCGCCACCCTGATCTGGTGCATGGGTACGACCCAGCACACGGTCGGCACGGCCAACGTGCGCGCGCTGTGCATCCTGTGCCTGGCCACCGGCAACGTCGGCAAGCCGGGTACGGGCGCCAACATCTTCCGCGGCCACACCAACGTGCAGGGTGCAACCGATCTCGG is from Methylorubrum sp. B1-46 and encodes:
- a CDS encoding formate dehydrogenase, coding for MRQDPKTLGRRQFFRALGGSTVAAAAAVASPMGATEAQAYDPGNDETKARYRESDHVKAFYRTNGYETLKKNTDPASTGPK
- a CDS encoding molecular chaperone, with the translated sequence MGSVASVVALPGDEVSGVGGLPDDIDLLRAEQYDLLAALLGRAPDASLLAALAALKDGDGVLGRQVAALRRAASETGSDAVEREYFALFIGVGRGELLPYASYYLTGFLNERPLARVREDFAALGIERSEAMCEPEDHLAILLEVMAGLAAGRFDAEPGMQARFFARHIEPWAERFFTDLENAKAGQFYRAVGGLGRAFIEIEAEAFAMEG